From the Zavarzinia compransoris genome, the window CGCGAGCGTCGTCTTGCCGACGCCACCCTTCTGATTGAGGAGCGCGACGATCATGACGCGCCGCCGCGGCGCACGGGCATTCCCCCGGCGGGCGTCGCCTGTCGCTTCGCAGGGTGGACAACACCGTGGCCCGGATCCGACGTCGACTGCCGTGTGCCGCGATCGGCCCAAGCTTGCAGATCGTCGAGCGCATAGACAATGCGGCCACCCAGCTTGCGATAAACCGGTCCCGTGCCGTAGGTGCGGTGCTTCTCCAGCGTGCGACCAGACAGACCGAGGAAGCGCGCGGCCTCAGGTGTGCGGAGATAGCGTGGCGGGGAGTCGAGTCGCGCTGCTGACATTGGGGCCTCCGGGGCATCGGCTGCCCCGCCGGCGTGCAGTGGCGAAGCGGCGACCACGATGGCGAACCACCGGCGTCAGGGTGGATGACGGAGTGAGACCCCTGCGAGCGCGTACCCCCTCGGCGAGGTGGAGAGGAGCTGGCGCGTGGGTCAGCGGCCGGCGAGCAAGCGGAGATAGCCGCCGCGCATCATTGTCTGGGCGTCCTTGACCAGGCGGATCGTTTGCGCACGGATGGGCGACGTTTTCCATTCGGTGGCGGACTGGCCCGGCGTATCGAACAGGACGCCGGCGATTTCGCGATAAGTGGCACCTGATAATCGGCCGTCCAGGGCGCGCACCATGCGCACCAGCCGCAAGCGGTGACGCGGCGTGAGCGTGAGCGCGCGCGGTAGCGGACCGGCGGGGCGTCCGAACAGACGGCGTTGGAATCGCAGCGCCGCTTCAGCGCGGATGTGGAAGCTGTCGTCGAGCGGCAGCAGCACGGCGAGCGGTTGAGTCGGGTTGATGGCGCCGACGACTAAGTGGTGGTCACCGCCGGCGTCGGCCAGCACGATGGCGCCAGCGCCTTGCGCGTGCGGCGTCGCGTGGGCGAGGTCGAGTTGTTCGAGCCGTCGCGCCATCCGAAACACCGTCGGCGCGGCTTCAAGCAGGAGTACGCTGGCGACGAGTTCGGGTCGCCAAAAAATCGCGGTCTCATGAGGGGAGCGGTCGGGATCGATCAGGAAAGCGTAACCCCCATTGCGGGGCGGCGCTCCTATGCGAAGCGTCTGGTCCGCTCGCCAGCACGCTGCGCAAGCGGTCGTACTCGCTGCGATACTCGGGATTGCGGCGCAGAAATTCCCACGCGAAGCCTTGCCGCTCCAGCCGGTTCAGGGCGCGTTCGGTTTGTTGCAATCGCCAATCGGGCGGCTCGGCCATACGCGTCTCCTCGTTCGCGCTCAGAGTGACCCCTTGCGTGCGAAGAGTTGCCGCCGACGAGATGTGACGGAAGTCCCCGAATCTGGGCGGCGCGATGCCTCCCACAACCGAAGAGTGTCTTGCTTTAGGACACGCGGGGACGGAGGAGTTCGCGATAGCCGGTGGTCGTCATCCAGCGGGCGCGGGCGAGATGGCTTTGATGAATAACGCGAGCGCGTTCGGGGTCATCGTCGGAGTCGAATCCGAATATGATTTGCACCGCCTCACGCCAATCGGCCCCTTCCGCGTCGGCGTCGAGCAACCGGATATAGGCGGCGAGATGGCTTTCATCGTAGGCCGTGAGACGGTCGCTCTCGGGCGGACGATCCAGGAAGGCCATCGTGATCATCGGCGCGTCCATCTGTCTTGGTTAATTGATCGTATCGGCTCCGCCAAGGCACGCCAGACCAACAAGTGAAATTTCCTGATGCTTTTCACGCATCGCGGCAGCCCACTGGCGGCATCACGCGCAGGCGGCATGGCCGTGTATTATAACACGTAGCGATATAATGCACATTTGTTTCCTATCCTGCGGATGGACATTCGCAGGATCTTTGGAGCCAACGTCAGGAGGTATCGCATCGCGGCCGGTCTGAGCCAGGAGGCGGTCGCCGTGAAAATGGGTGTGGACCGCGCTTATGTGAGCGGCATGGAGCGGGGCCAGCAGAATGTCACGCTGTTGACGATGTGGCATTTGGCGGAAGCGTTGGATGTCAGGCCGGTCGATCTGCTCGACGAGACGGTAAAGAAGGGTGAGAAGTGAGTCTGCCCGAGTCGCACTTCTGATCGGCGGAAAGGCACAAAGCCGATAAACCGCCGAGGCGTAAAGCCGACATTGCACGAAGCCGAAACCGCGGATCTTAAACGACTTGCCCCGCCCGAGGATCGGGCGGGGAGTCGCGGGCCGGCTAGTCGGAGCGGCGGCCGTTGGGGCGTGACCAGATGAGGCTGTAACCCTCGCCCTCCTCGTCGTCGAA encodes:
- a CDS encoding helix-turn-helix transcriptional regulator; this translates as MSAARLDSPPRYLRTPEAARFLGLSGRTLEKHRTYGTGPVYRKLGGRIVYALDDLQAWADRGTRQSTSDPGHGVVHPAKRQATPAGGMPVRRGGAS
- a CDS encoding DUF2285 domain-containing protein, encoding MARRLEQLDLAHATPHAQGAGAIVLADAGGDHHLVVGAINPTQPLAVLLPLDDSFHIRAEAALRFQRRLFGRPAGPLPRALTLTPRHRLRLVRMVRALDGRLSGATYREIAGVLFDTPGQSATEWKTSPIRAQTIRLVKDAQTMMRGGYLRLLAGR
- a CDS encoding transcriptional regulator domain-containing protein: MAEPPDWRLQQTERALNRLERQGFAWEFLRRNPEYRSEYDRLRSVLASGPDASHRSAAPQWGLRFPDRSRPLPS
- a CDS encoding DNA -binding domain-containing protein, whose protein sequence is MITMAFLDRPPESDRLTAYDESHLAAYIRLLDADAEGADWREAVQIIFGFDSDDDPERARVIHQSHLARARWMTTTGYRELLRPRVS
- a CDS encoding helix-turn-helix domain-containing protein produces the protein MFPILRMDIRRIFGANVRRYRIAAGLSQEAVAVKMGVDRAYVSGMERGQQNVTLLTMWHLAEALDVRPVDLLDETVKKGEK